From Pongo pygmaeus isolate AG05252 chromosome 1, NHGRI_mPonPyg2-v2.0_pri, whole genome shotgun sequence, one genomic window encodes:
- the LOC129017807 gene encoding protein misato homolog 1 isoform X23, producing the protein MGMGTPEALREAGRLEAFGQGESVLKEPKYQEELEDRLHFYVEECDYLQGFQILCDLHDGFSGVGAKAAELLQDEYSGRGIITWGLLPGPYHRGEAQRNIYRLLNTAFGLVHLTAHSSLVCPLSLGGSLGLRPEQPVNFPYLHYDATLPFHCSAILATALDTVTVPYRLCSSPVSMVHLADMLSFCGKKVVTAGAIIPFPLAPGQSLPDSLMQFGGATPWTPLSACGEPSGTRCFAQSVVLRGIDRACHTSQLTPGTPPPSALHACTTGEEVLAQYLQQQQPGVMSSSRLLLTPCRVAPPYPHLFSSCGPPGMVLDGSPKGAAVESIPVFGALCSSSSLHQTLEALARDLTKLDLRRWASFMDAGVEHDDIAELLQELQSLAQCYQDGDSLVD; encoded by the exons ATGGGTATGGGGACCCCAGAGGCTTTGAG GGAAGCAGGTCGGCTGGAGGCTTTTGGCCAAGGGGAAAGTGTCCTAAAGGAACCCAAGTACCAGGAAGAGCTGGAGGACAGGCTGCACTTCTACGTGGAGGAATGTGACTACTTGCAG GGCTTCCAGATCCTGTGTGACCTGCACGATGGCTTCTCTGGGGTAGGCGCAAAGGCGGCAGAGCTGCTACAAGATGAATATTCAGGGCGGGGAATAATAACGTGGGGCCTGCTACCTGGTCCCTACCATCGTGGG GAGGCCCAGAGAAACATCTATCGTCTATTAAACACAGCTTTTGGTCTCGTGCACCTGACTGCTCACAGCTCTCTCGTCTGCCCCTTGTCCCTGGGTGGGAGCCTGGGCCTACGACCTGAGCAACCTGTCAACTTCCCTTACCTGCATTATGAT GCCACTCTGCCCTTCCACTGCAGTGCCATCCTGGCTACAGCCCTGGACACAGTCACTGTTCCTTATCGCCTGTGTTCTTCTCCAGTTTCCATGGTTCATCTGGCTGACATGCTGAGCTTCTGTGGGAAAAAG gTGGTGACAGCAGGAGCAATCATCCCTTTCCCCTTGGCTCCAGGCCAGTCCCTTCCTGATTCCCTGATGCAGTTTGGAGGAGCCACCCCATGGACCCCACTGTCTGCATGTGGGGAGCCTTCTGGAACACGTTGCTTTGCCCAGTCAGTGGTGCTGAGGGGTATAGACAGAGCATGCCACACAAG CCAGCTCACCCCAGGGACACCTCCACCCTCCGCCCTTCATGCATGTACCACTGGGGAAGAAGTCTTGGCTCAGTATTTACAACAGCAGCAGCCTGGAGTGATGAG TTCTTCCCGTCTGCTGCTGACTCCCTGCAGGGTGGCTCCTCCTTACCCCCACCTCTTCTCAAGCTGCGGTCCACCGGGTATGGTTCTGGATGGTTCCCCCAAGGGAGCAG CAGTGGAGAGCATCCCAGTGTTTGGGGCACTGTGTTCCTCTTCGTCCCTGCACCAGACCCTGGAAGCCTTGGCCAGAGACCTCACCAAACTCGACTTGCGGCGCTGGGCCAGCTTCATGGATGCTGGAGTGGAGCACGATGACATAGCAGAGCTGCTGCAGGAGCTACAAAGCCTGGCCCAGTGCTACCAGGATGGTGACAGCCTCGTGGACTAA
- the LOC129017807 gene encoding protein misato homolog 1 isoform X21, with amino-acid sequence MDLKGSLSSLKEEGGLYRDKQLDAAIAWQGKLTTHKEELYPKNPYLQDFLSAEGVLSSDGVWRVKSIPNGKGSPPLTTATTPKPLIPTEASIRVWSDFLRVHLHPRSICMIQKYNHDGEAGRLEAFGQGESVLKEPKYQEELEDRLHFYVEECDYLQGFQILCDLHDGFSGVGAKAAELLQDEYSGRGIITWGLLPGPYHRGEAQRNIYRLLNTAFGLVHLTAHSSLVCPLSLGGSLGLRPEQPVNFPYLHYDATLPFHCSAILATALDTVTVPYRLCSSPVSMVHLADMLSFCGKKVVTAGAIIPFPLAPGQSLPDSLMQFGGATPWTPLSACGEPSGTRCFAQSVVLRGIDRACHTSQLTPGTPPPSALHACTTGEEVLAQYLQQQQPGVMSSSRLLLTPCRVAPPYPHLFSSCGPPAVESIPVFGALCSSSSLHQTLEALARDLTKLDLRRWASFMDAGVEHDDIAELLQELQSLAQCYQDGDSLVD; translated from the exons ATGGATCTGAAGG GTAGTTTGAGCTCCCTAAAAGAGGAAGGTGGACTCTACAGGGACAAACAGTTGGATGCTGCAATAGCATG GCAGGGGAAGCTCACCACACACAAAGAGGAACTCTATCCCAAGAACCCTTATCTCCAGGACTTTCTGAGTGCAGAG GGAGTGCTGAGTAGTGATGGTGTTTGGAGGGTCAAATCCATTCCCAATGGCAAAG GTTCCCCACCACTCACCACTGCTACAACTCCAAAACCACTTATCCCTACAGAGGCCAGCATCAGGGTCTGGTCAGACTTCCTCAGAGTCCATCTCCATCCCCGGAGCATCTGTATGATTCAGAAGTACAACCACGATGG GGAAGCAGGTCGGCTGGAGGCTTTTGGCCAAGGGGAAAGTGTCCTAAAGGAACCCAAGTACCAGGAAGAGCTGGAGGACAGGCTGCACTTCTACGTGGAGGAATGTGACTACTTGCAG GGCTTCCAGATCCTGTGTGACCTGCACGATGGCTTCTCTGGGGTAGGCGCAAAGGCGGCAGAGCTGCTACAAGATGAATATTCAGGGCGGGGAATAATAACGTGGGGCCTGCTACCTGGTCCCTACCATCGTGGG GAGGCCCAGAGAAACATCTATCGTCTATTAAACACAGCTTTTGGTCTCGTGCACCTGACTGCTCACAGCTCTCTCGTCTGCCCCTTGTCCCTGGGTGGGAGCCTGGGCCTACGACCTGAGCAACCTGTCAACTTCCCTTACCTGCATTATGAT GCCACTCTGCCCTTCCACTGCAGTGCCATCCTGGCTACAGCCCTGGACACAGTCACTGTTCCTTATCGCCTGTGTTCTTCTCCAGTTTCCATGGTTCATCTGGCTGACATGCTGAGCTTCTGTGGGAAAAAG gTGGTGACAGCAGGAGCAATCATCCCTTTCCCCTTGGCTCCAGGCCAGTCCCTTCCTGATTCCCTGATGCAGTTTGGAGGAGCCACCCCATGGACCCCACTGTCTGCATGTGGGGAGCCTTCTGGAACACGTTGCTTTGCCCAGTCAGTGGTGCTGAGGGGTATAGACAGAGCATGCCACACAAG CCAGCTCACCCCAGGGACACCTCCACCCTCCGCCCTTCATGCATGTACCACTGGGGAAGAAGTCTTGGCTCAGTATTTACAACAGCAGCAGCCTGGAGTGATGAG TTCTTCCCGTCTGCTGCTGACTCCCTGCAGGGTGGCTCCTCCTTACCCCCACCTCTTCTCAAGCTGCGGTCCACCGG CAGTGGAGAGCATCCCAGTGTTTGGGGCACTGTGTTCCTCTTCGTCCCTGCACCAGACCCTGGAAGCCTTGGCCAGAGACCTCACCAAACTCGACTTGCGGCGCTGGGCCAGCTTCATGGATGCTGGAGTGGAGCACGATGACATAGCAGAGCTGCTGCAGGAGCTACAAAGCCTGGCCCAGTGCTACCAGGATGGTGACAGCCTCGTGGACTAA
- the LOC129017807 gene encoding protein misato homolog 1 isoform X10, whose protein sequence is MAGGAREVLTLQLGHFAGFVGAHWWNQQDAALGQATDSKEPLGELCPDVLYRTGRTLHGQETYTPRLILMDLKGSLSSLKEEGGLYRDKQLDAAIAWQGKLTTHKEELYPKNPYLQDFLSAEGVLSSDGVWRVKSIPNGKGSPPLTTATTPKPLIPTEASIRVWSDFLRVHLHPRSICMIQKYNHDGEAGRLEAFGQGESVLKEPKYQEELEDRLHFYVEECDYLQGFQILCDLHDGFSGVGAKAAELLQDEYSGRGIITWGLLPGPYHRGEAQRNIYRLLNTAFGLVHLTAHSSLVCPLSLGGSLGLRPEQPVNFPYLHYDATLPFHCSAILATALDTVTVPYRLCSSPVSMVHLADMLSFCGKKVVTAGAIIPFPLAPGQSLPDSLMQFGGATPWTPLSACGEPSGTRCFAQSVVLRGIDRACHTSQLTPGTPPPSALHACTTGEEVLAQYLQQQQPGVMSSSRLLLTPCRVAPPYPHLFSSCGPPAVESIPVFGALCSSSSLHQTLEALARDLTKLDLRRWASFMDAGVEHDDIAELLQELQSLAQCYQDGDSLVD, encoded by the exons ATGGCGGGCGGGGCCCGGGAGGTGCTCACACTGCAGTTGGGACATTTTGCCGGTTTCGTGGGCGCGCACTGGTGGAACCAGCAG GATGCTGCGCTGGGCCAAGCGACCGATTCCAAGGAGCCCCTGGGAGAGCTGTGCCCCGACGTCCTGTATCGTACGGGCCGAACGCTGCACGGCCAGGAGACCTACACGCCGCGACTCATCCTCATGGATCTGAAGG GTAGTTTGAGCTCCCTAAAAGAGGAAGGTGGACTCTACAGGGACAAACAGTTGGATGCTGCAATAGCATG GCAGGGGAAGCTCACCACACACAAAGAGGAACTCTATCCCAAGAACCCTTATCTCCAGGACTTTCTGAGTGCAGAG GGAGTGCTGAGTAGTGATGGTGTTTGGAGGGTCAAATCCATTCCCAATGGCAAAG GTTCCCCACCACTCACCACTGCTACAACTCCAAAACCACTTATCCCTACAGAGGCCAGCATCAGGGTCTGGTCAGACTTCCTCAGAGTCCATCTCCATCCCCGGAGCATCTGTATGATTCAGAAGTACAACCACGATGG GGAAGCAGGTCGGCTGGAGGCTTTTGGCCAAGGGGAAAGTGTCCTAAAGGAACCCAAGTACCAGGAAGAGCTGGAGGACAGGCTGCACTTCTACGTGGAGGAATGTGACTACTTGCAG GGCTTCCAGATCCTGTGTGACCTGCACGATGGCTTCTCTGGGGTAGGCGCAAAGGCGGCAGAGCTGCTACAAGATGAATATTCAGGGCGGGGAATAATAACGTGGGGCCTGCTACCTGGTCCCTACCATCGTGGG GAGGCCCAGAGAAACATCTATCGTCTATTAAACACAGCTTTTGGTCTCGTGCACCTGACTGCTCACAGCTCTCTCGTCTGCCCCTTGTCCCTGGGTGGGAGCCTGGGCCTACGACCTGAGCAACCTGTCAACTTCCCTTACCTGCATTATGAT GCCACTCTGCCCTTCCACTGCAGTGCCATCCTGGCTACAGCCCTGGACACAGTCACTGTTCCTTATCGCCTGTGTTCTTCTCCAGTTTCCATGGTTCATCTGGCTGACATGCTGAGCTTCTGTGGGAAAAAG gTGGTGACAGCAGGAGCAATCATCCCTTTCCCCTTGGCTCCAGGCCAGTCCCTTCCTGATTCCCTGATGCAGTTTGGAGGAGCCACCCCATGGACCCCACTGTCTGCATGTGGGGAGCCTTCTGGAACACGTTGCTTTGCCCAGTCAGTGGTGCTGAGGGGTATAGACAGAGCATGCCACACAAG CCAGCTCACCCCAGGGACACCTCCACCCTCCGCCCTTCATGCATGTACCACTGGGGAAGAAGTCTTGGCTCAGTATTTACAACAGCAGCAGCCTGGAGTGATGAG TTCTTCCCGTCTGCTGCTGACTCCCTGCAGGGTGGCTCCTCCTTACCCCCACCTCTTCTCAAGCTGCGGTCCACCGG CAGTGGAGAGCATCCCAGTGTTTGGGGCACTGTGTTCCTCTTCGTCCCTGCACCAGACCCTGGAAGCCTTGGCCAGAGACCTCACCAAACTCGACTTGCGGCGCTGGGCCAGCTTCATGGATGCTGGAGTGGAGCACGATGACATAGCAGAGCTGCTGCAGGAGCTACAAAGCCTGGCCCAGTGCTACCAGGATGGTGACAGCCTCGTGGACTAA
- the LOC129017807 gene encoding protein misato homolog 1 isoform X19: protein MDLKGSLSSLKEEGGLYRDKQLDAAIAWQGKLTTHKEELYPKNPYLQDFLSAEGVLSSDGVWRVKSIPNGKGSPPLTTATTPKPLIPTEASIRVWSDFLRVHLHPRSICMIQKYNHDGEAGRLEAFGQGESVLKEPKYQEELEDRLHFYVEECDYLQGFQILCDLHDGFSGVGAKAAELLQDEYSGRGIITWGLLPGPYHRGEAQRNIYRLLNTAFGLVHLTAHSSLVCPLSLGGSLGLRPEQPVNFPYLHYDATLPFHCSAILATALDTVTVPYRLCSSPVSMVHLADMLSFCGKKVVTAGAIIPFPLAPGQSLPDSLMQFGGATPWTPLSACGEPSGTRCFAQSVVLRGIDRACHTSQLTPGTPPPSALHACTTGEEVLAQYLQQQQPGVMSSSRLLLTPCRVAPPYPHLFSSCGPPGMVLDGSPKGAVESIPVFGALCSSSSLHQTLEALARDLTKLDLRRWASFMDAGVEHDDIAELLQELQSLAQCYQDGDSLVD, encoded by the exons ATGGATCTGAAGG GTAGTTTGAGCTCCCTAAAAGAGGAAGGTGGACTCTACAGGGACAAACAGTTGGATGCTGCAATAGCATG GCAGGGGAAGCTCACCACACACAAAGAGGAACTCTATCCCAAGAACCCTTATCTCCAGGACTTTCTGAGTGCAGAG GGAGTGCTGAGTAGTGATGGTGTTTGGAGGGTCAAATCCATTCCCAATGGCAAAG GTTCCCCACCACTCACCACTGCTACAACTCCAAAACCACTTATCCCTACAGAGGCCAGCATCAGGGTCTGGTCAGACTTCCTCAGAGTCCATCTCCATCCCCGGAGCATCTGTATGATTCAGAAGTACAACCACGATGG GGAAGCAGGTCGGCTGGAGGCTTTTGGCCAAGGGGAAAGTGTCCTAAAGGAACCCAAGTACCAGGAAGAGCTGGAGGACAGGCTGCACTTCTACGTGGAGGAATGTGACTACTTGCAG GGCTTCCAGATCCTGTGTGACCTGCACGATGGCTTCTCTGGGGTAGGCGCAAAGGCGGCAGAGCTGCTACAAGATGAATATTCAGGGCGGGGAATAATAACGTGGGGCCTGCTACCTGGTCCCTACCATCGTGGG GAGGCCCAGAGAAACATCTATCGTCTATTAAACACAGCTTTTGGTCTCGTGCACCTGACTGCTCACAGCTCTCTCGTCTGCCCCTTGTCCCTGGGTGGGAGCCTGGGCCTACGACCTGAGCAACCTGTCAACTTCCCTTACCTGCATTATGAT GCCACTCTGCCCTTCCACTGCAGTGCCATCCTGGCTACAGCCCTGGACACAGTCACTGTTCCTTATCGCCTGTGTTCTTCTCCAGTTTCCATGGTTCATCTGGCTGACATGCTGAGCTTCTGTGGGAAAAAG gTGGTGACAGCAGGAGCAATCATCCCTTTCCCCTTGGCTCCAGGCCAGTCCCTTCCTGATTCCCTGATGCAGTTTGGAGGAGCCACCCCATGGACCCCACTGTCTGCATGTGGGGAGCCTTCTGGAACACGTTGCTTTGCCCAGTCAGTGGTGCTGAGGGGTATAGACAGAGCATGCCACACAAG CCAGCTCACCCCAGGGACACCTCCACCCTCCGCCCTTCATGCATGTACCACTGGGGAAGAAGTCTTGGCTCAGTATTTACAACAGCAGCAGCCTGGAGTGATGAG TTCTTCCCGTCTGCTGCTGACTCCCTGCAGGGTGGCTCCTCCTTACCCCCACCTCTTCTCAAGCTGCGGTCCACCGGGTATGGTTCTGGATGGTTCCCCCAAGGGAGCAG TGGAGAGCATCCCAGTGTTTGGGGCACTGTGTTCCTCTTCGTCCCTGCACCAGACCCTGGAAGCCTTGGCCAGAGACCTCACCAAACTCGACTTGCGGCGCTGGGCCAGCTTCATGGATGCTGGAGTGGAGCACGATGACATAGCAGAGCTGCTGCAGGAGCTACAAAGCCTGGCCCAGTGCTACCAGGATGGTGACAGCCTCGTGGACTAA
- the LOC129017807 gene encoding protein misato homolog 1 isoform X15, which translates to MLKGITRLISRIHKDAALGQATDSKEPLGELCPDVLYRTGRTLHGQETYTPRLILMDLKGSLSSLKEEGGLYRDKQLDAAIAWQGKLTTHKEELYPKNPYLQDFLSAEGVLSSDGVWRVKSIPNGKGSPPLTTATTPKPLIPTEASIRVWSDFLRVHLHPRSICMIQKYNHDGEAGRLEAFGQGESVLKEPKYQEELEDRLHFYVEECDYLQGFQILCDLHDGFSGVGAKAAELLQDEYSGRGIITWGLLPGPYHRGEAQRNIYRLLNTAFGLVHLTAHSSLVCPLSLGGSLGLRPEQPVNFPYLHYDATLPFHCSAILATALDTVTVPYRLCSSPVSMVHLADMLSFCGKKVVTAGAIIPFPLAPGQSLPDSLMQFGGATPWTPLSACGEPSGTRCFAQSVVLRGIDRACHTSQLTPGTPPPSALHACTTGEEVLAQYLQQQQPGVMSSSRLLLTPCRVAPPYPHLFSSCGPPAVESIPVFGALCSSSSLHQTLEALARDLTKLDLRRWASFMDAGVEHDDIAELLQELQSLAQCYQDGDSLVD; encoded by the exons GATGCTGCGCTGGGCCAAGCGACCGATTCCAAGGAGCCCCTGGGAGAGCTGTGCCCCGACGTCCTGTATCGTACGGGCCGAACGCTGCACGGCCAGGAGACCTACACGCCGCGACTCATCCTCATGGATCTGAAGG GTAGTTTGAGCTCCCTAAAAGAGGAAGGTGGACTCTACAGGGACAAACAGTTGGATGCTGCAATAGCATG GCAGGGGAAGCTCACCACACACAAAGAGGAACTCTATCCCAAGAACCCTTATCTCCAGGACTTTCTGAGTGCAGAG GGAGTGCTGAGTAGTGATGGTGTTTGGAGGGTCAAATCCATTCCCAATGGCAAAG GTTCCCCACCACTCACCACTGCTACAACTCCAAAACCACTTATCCCTACAGAGGCCAGCATCAGGGTCTGGTCAGACTTCCTCAGAGTCCATCTCCATCCCCGGAGCATCTGTATGATTCAGAAGTACAACCACGATGG GGAAGCAGGTCGGCTGGAGGCTTTTGGCCAAGGGGAAAGTGTCCTAAAGGAACCCAAGTACCAGGAAGAGCTGGAGGACAGGCTGCACTTCTACGTGGAGGAATGTGACTACTTGCAG GGCTTCCAGATCCTGTGTGACCTGCACGATGGCTTCTCTGGGGTAGGCGCAAAGGCGGCAGAGCTGCTACAAGATGAATATTCAGGGCGGGGAATAATAACGTGGGGCCTGCTACCTGGTCCCTACCATCGTGGG GAGGCCCAGAGAAACATCTATCGTCTATTAAACACAGCTTTTGGTCTCGTGCACCTGACTGCTCACAGCTCTCTCGTCTGCCCCTTGTCCCTGGGTGGGAGCCTGGGCCTACGACCTGAGCAACCTGTCAACTTCCCTTACCTGCATTATGAT GCCACTCTGCCCTTCCACTGCAGTGCCATCCTGGCTACAGCCCTGGACACAGTCACTGTTCCTTATCGCCTGTGTTCTTCTCCAGTTTCCATGGTTCATCTGGCTGACATGCTGAGCTTCTGTGGGAAAAAG gTGGTGACAGCAGGAGCAATCATCCCTTTCCCCTTGGCTCCAGGCCAGTCCCTTCCTGATTCCCTGATGCAGTTTGGAGGAGCCACCCCATGGACCCCACTGTCTGCATGTGGGGAGCCTTCTGGAACACGTTGCTTTGCCCAGTCAGTGGTGCTGAGGGGTATAGACAGAGCATGCCACACAAG CCAGCTCACCCCAGGGACACCTCCACCCTCCGCCCTTCATGCATGTACCACTGGGGAAGAAGTCTTGGCTCAGTATTTACAACAGCAGCAGCCTGGAGTGATGAG TTCTTCCCGTCTGCTGCTGACTCCCTGCAGGGTGGCTCCTCCTTACCCCCACCTCTTCTCAAGCTGCGGTCCACCGG CAGTGGAGAGCATCCCAGTGTTTGGGGCACTGTGTTCCTCTTCGTCCCTGCACCAGACCCTGGAAGCCTTGGCCAGAGACCTCACCAAACTCGACTTGCGGCGCTGGGCCAGCTTCATGGATGCTGGAGTGGAGCACGATGACATAGCAGAGCTGCTGCAGGAGCTACAAAGCCTGGCCCAGTGCTACCAGGATGGTGACAGCCTCGTGGACTAA
- the LOC129017807 gene encoding protein misato homolog 1 isoform X13, with protein sequence MLKGITRLISRIHKDAALGQATDSKEPLGELCPDVLYRTGRTLHGQETYTPRLILMDLKGSLSSLKEEGGLYRDKQLDAAIAWQGKLTTHKEELYPKNPYLQDFLSAEGVLSSDGVWRVKSIPNGKGSPPLTTATTPKPLIPTEASIRVWSDFLRVHLHPRSICMIQKYNHDGEAGRLEAFGQGESVLKEPKYQEELEDRLHFYVEECDYLQGFQILCDLHDGFSGVGAKAAELLQDEYSGRGIITWGLLPGPYHRGEAQRNIYRLLNTAFGLVHLTAHSSLVCPLSLGGSLGLRPEQPVNFPYLHYDATLPFHCSAILATALDTVTVPYRLCSSPVSMVHLADMLSFCGKKVVTAGAIIPFPLAPGQSLPDSLMQFGGATPWTPLSACGEPSGTRCFAQSVVLRGIDRACHTSQLTPGTPPPSALHACTTGEEVLAQYLQQQQPGVMSSSRLLLTPCRVAPPYPHLFSSCGPPGMVLDGSPKGAVESIPVFGALCSSSSLHQTLEALARDLTKLDLRRWASFMDAGVEHDDIAELLQELQSLAQCYQDGDSLVD encoded by the exons GATGCTGCGCTGGGCCAAGCGACCGATTCCAAGGAGCCCCTGGGAGAGCTGTGCCCCGACGTCCTGTATCGTACGGGCCGAACGCTGCACGGCCAGGAGACCTACACGCCGCGACTCATCCTCATGGATCTGAAGG GTAGTTTGAGCTCCCTAAAAGAGGAAGGTGGACTCTACAGGGACAAACAGTTGGATGCTGCAATAGCATG GCAGGGGAAGCTCACCACACACAAAGAGGAACTCTATCCCAAGAACCCTTATCTCCAGGACTTTCTGAGTGCAGAG GGAGTGCTGAGTAGTGATGGTGTTTGGAGGGTCAAATCCATTCCCAATGGCAAAG GTTCCCCACCACTCACCACTGCTACAACTCCAAAACCACTTATCCCTACAGAGGCCAGCATCAGGGTCTGGTCAGACTTCCTCAGAGTCCATCTCCATCCCCGGAGCATCTGTATGATTCAGAAGTACAACCACGATGG GGAAGCAGGTCGGCTGGAGGCTTTTGGCCAAGGGGAAAGTGTCCTAAAGGAACCCAAGTACCAGGAAGAGCTGGAGGACAGGCTGCACTTCTACGTGGAGGAATGTGACTACTTGCAG GGCTTCCAGATCCTGTGTGACCTGCACGATGGCTTCTCTGGGGTAGGCGCAAAGGCGGCAGAGCTGCTACAAGATGAATATTCAGGGCGGGGAATAATAACGTGGGGCCTGCTACCTGGTCCCTACCATCGTGGG GAGGCCCAGAGAAACATCTATCGTCTATTAAACACAGCTTTTGGTCTCGTGCACCTGACTGCTCACAGCTCTCTCGTCTGCCCCTTGTCCCTGGGTGGGAGCCTGGGCCTACGACCTGAGCAACCTGTCAACTTCCCTTACCTGCATTATGAT GCCACTCTGCCCTTCCACTGCAGTGCCATCCTGGCTACAGCCCTGGACACAGTCACTGTTCCTTATCGCCTGTGTTCTTCTCCAGTTTCCATGGTTCATCTGGCTGACATGCTGAGCTTCTGTGGGAAAAAG gTGGTGACAGCAGGAGCAATCATCCCTTTCCCCTTGGCTCCAGGCCAGTCCCTTCCTGATTCCCTGATGCAGTTTGGAGGAGCCACCCCATGGACCCCACTGTCTGCATGTGGGGAGCCTTCTGGAACACGTTGCTTTGCCCAGTCAGTGGTGCTGAGGGGTATAGACAGAGCATGCCACACAAG CCAGCTCACCCCAGGGACACCTCCACCCTCCGCCCTTCATGCATGTACCACTGGGGAAGAAGTCTTGGCTCAGTATTTACAACAGCAGCAGCCTGGAGTGATGAG TTCTTCCCGTCTGCTGCTGACTCCCTGCAGGGTGGCTCCTCCTTACCCCCACCTCTTCTCAAGCTGCGGTCCACCGGGTATGGTTCTGGATGGTTCCCCCAAGGGAGCAG TGGAGAGCATCCCAGTGTTTGGGGCACTGTGTTCCTCTTCGTCCCTGCACCAGACCCTGGAAGCCTTGGCCAGAGACCTCACCAAACTCGACTTGCGGCGCTGGGCCAGCTTCATGGATGCTGGAGTGGAGCACGATGACATAGCAGAGCTGCTGCAGGAGCTACAAAGCCTGGCCCAGTGCTACCAGGATGGTGACAGCCTCGTGGACTAA
- the LOC129017807 gene encoding protein misato homolog 1 isoform X18: MDLKGSLSSLKEEGGLYRDKQLDAAIAWQGKLTTHKEELYPKNPYLQDFLSAEGVLSSDGVWRVKSIPNGKGSPPLTTATTPKPLIPTEASIRVWSDFLRVHLHPRSICMIQKYNHDGEAGRLEAFGQGESVLKEPKYQEELEDRLHFYVEECDYLQGFQILCDLHDGFSGVGAKAAELLQDEYSGRGIITWGLLPGPYHRGEAQRNIYRLLNTAFGLVHLTAHSSLVCPLSLGGSLGLRPEQPVNFPYLHYDATLPFHCSAILATALDTVTVPYRLCSSPVSMVHLADMLSFCGKKVVTAGAIIPFPLAPGQSLPDSLMQFGGATPWTPLSACGEPSGTRCFAQSVVLRGIDRACHTSQLTPGTPPPSALHACTTGEEVLAQYLQQQQPGVMSSSRLLLTPCRVAPPYPHLFSSCGPPGMVLDGSPKGAAVESIPVFGALCSSSSLHQTLEALARDLTKLDLRRWASFMDAGVEHDDIAELLQELQSLAQCYQDGDSLVD, translated from the exons ATGGATCTGAAGG GTAGTTTGAGCTCCCTAAAAGAGGAAGGTGGACTCTACAGGGACAAACAGTTGGATGCTGCAATAGCATG GCAGGGGAAGCTCACCACACACAAAGAGGAACTCTATCCCAAGAACCCTTATCTCCAGGACTTTCTGAGTGCAGAG GGAGTGCTGAGTAGTGATGGTGTTTGGAGGGTCAAATCCATTCCCAATGGCAAAG GTTCCCCACCACTCACCACTGCTACAACTCCAAAACCACTTATCCCTACAGAGGCCAGCATCAGGGTCTGGTCAGACTTCCTCAGAGTCCATCTCCATCCCCGGAGCATCTGTATGATTCAGAAGTACAACCACGATGG GGAAGCAGGTCGGCTGGAGGCTTTTGGCCAAGGGGAAAGTGTCCTAAAGGAACCCAAGTACCAGGAAGAGCTGGAGGACAGGCTGCACTTCTACGTGGAGGAATGTGACTACTTGCAG GGCTTCCAGATCCTGTGTGACCTGCACGATGGCTTCTCTGGGGTAGGCGCAAAGGCGGCAGAGCTGCTACAAGATGAATATTCAGGGCGGGGAATAATAACGTGGGGCCTGCTACCTGGTCCCTACCATCGTGGG GAGGCCCAGAGAAACATCTATCGTCTATTAAACACAGCTTTTGGTCTCGTGCACCTGACTGCTCACAGCTCTCTCGTCTGCCCCTTGTCCCTGGGTGGGAGCCTGGGCCTACGACCTGAGCAACCTGTCAACTTCCCTTACCTGCATTATGAT GCCACTCTGCCCTTCCACTGCAGTGCCATCCTGGCTACAGCCCTGGACACAGTCACTGTTCCTTATCGCCTGTGTTCTTCTCCAGTTTCCATGGTTCATCTGGCTGACATGCTGAGCTTCTGTGGGAAAAAG gTGGTGACAGCAGGAGCAATCATCCCTTTCCCCTTGGCTCCAGGCCAGTCCCTTCCTGATTCCCTGATGCAGTTTGGAGGAGCCACCCCATGGACCCCACTGTCTGCATGTGGGGAGCCTTCTGGAACACGTTGCTTTGCCCAGTCAGTGGTGCTGAGGGGTATAGACAGAGCATGCCACACAAG CCAGCTCACCCCAGGGACACCTCCACCCTCCGCCCTTCATGCATGTACCACTGGGGAAGAAGTCTTGGCTCAGTATTTACAACAGCAGCAGCCTGGAGTGATGAG TTCTTCCCGTCTGCTGCTGACTCCCTGCAGGGTGGCTCCTCCTTACCCCCACCTCTTCTCAAGCTGCGGTCCACCGGGTATGGTTCTGGATGGTTCCCCCAAGGGAGCAG CAGTGGAGAGCATCCCAGTGTTTGGGGCACTGTGTTCCTCTTCGTCCCTGCACCAGACCCTGGAAGCCTTGGCCAGAGACCTCACCAAACTCGACTTGCGGCGCTGGGCCAGCTTCATGGATGCTGGAGTGGAGCACGATGACATAGCAGAGCTGCTGCAGGAGCTACAAAGCCTGGCCCAGTGCTACCAGGATGGTGACAGCCTCGTGGACTAA